From the Ipomoea triloba cultivar NCNSP0323 chromosome 8, ASM357664v1 genome, the window GTTGCacaattaaaaagtttaagtacctaattgactttcaggtaaagtttgagggcctatttgacccttatcacaataatatatattatgtacacaattaatgtatttttagtatattaaaaaagtacattatattcagagaaaatacattatttgagtactgaaagtacattattttgtataatgtatactcagtacaaaaataatgtacatttaatatattaaaaatagggaaaagggtcaaatacacccATGAACTTTatataagaagtcaattaggcccttgaacttttaaaagttgcaattaaacctATCAACTTGTTATTTTCAAGCATTTAGACCCAACAGCAAGTTAATtacttgtaatagcaggtaagtTGTTGATGTGGCAATTgtttcaaataaataataaaaaataaatttatataattttttaaaaagaagaagatggcAGCCATGGCcgtccatcttcttcttcattttttttcccctAAACTCTCACATTTTTGGTTTGCCATTCCTCTCTGTCTATCCCTCTCACTCATTCAAAGCCGTTTTTGCATTTCCGGCCTTTTGGTTTATTCCcccaaaatcaaaattttgagaataCTCTTTAATTGCCCCAAGTGTGTTTCTTCCCTTCCCTTTAATTCATATTCAAAAGCTCGCTTGTTCTTTTTCTCTTGGTAAGGAGTCGGAGGGCAAGAAATGGGTTACGCCGGAATCGCTATCCGGGCTCCTCTGAAACCGATATCAACAAAGCGGCCGCCTCCTATAGTAATGCAGGAGAGTGAAGAGTCATTGTCGGAGAATGGATTCTCAACGACTCCGACGGCCCTGGCTGCCATGGggaactaattttaaaaataaataaataaataaataaataaagaggaTGGCAGCCATGGCTgccatctttaaaaaaaaaaaaattattattgaagGTGGCAGCTgccgtcttcttcttcttctttttggttaatattaatttatttggaaaaaaaaatgtcatatgaGCAgcttacctgctattacaggtaatTAACCTGCTGTTGGGTCTAAATGCTTGAAAATAACAAGTTGATaggtttaattgcaacttttaaaagttcaagggcctaattgacttcttgtATAAAGTTCAGGGatgtatttgacccttttcccttaaaaatatacttgtttatggTGCATACaacactgtgtggaccataattcaCATAAAAATTTACTAGGGTGTTAGACTTGCCAATTCACCGATCACGCCCAACAATTCTCTAGTTACCAATTGGACTTGAACCTTTATTAttagcctccgcccaacaatgtACATACCATAATATATAATCTGATTAGTGATTGCATACCTCTAGCCGTTTAGATTTCCCATTCTCTGAGTTTTTCCCCTGCAGAAAGAAAAATAACTATGAGCAATGTAAGCATGGAATTGTACATacatattacggagtatattattttCCATAGTCCTTTTATTACCGAAAGTGAAggtatgccttgatgaacaatgGGTTGAGCATCCACGACTCCAATCTTCTCATGCGCAGGCGGCTACAAATCATGCaacataaatgttttttttttttttttaattaatgaccGTTTTGAACTTTCgattatattgtaattattaaattggtTCTCAGTTATCAATTTTGACCAATTAAATCCTCAACTATTGATTTCGTAACAGATTTGGTCCTCCGTAATTACCAAATTCCTCAATAAGTATGACAGAGGATCGAATTGAttgtaaaatcaatagttgaaaatttaattggtcaaaattcatagtcaatgaccaatttaataattacagCATAGTCTAGTAGCCAAAACGGTCATTAATTCATATTTTTTGGTGTCTAAACCAAAGGGACTATCTGGCATATAATGGAATAAAACTAACCTCAATACATCTTTGAAGTGCAAAGTCAAGACCCCAACCATGGACCAAGTCATTCTAGGAATGACACAAATAATTAAGGTTGTTATAGCTATGGTGAAGCAGAAGAAGAAAACGAAGAAAGgacaaacactttttttttaaaacaaggaCAAACACTTAGAGCAACCTTAATAGCAAtgatttttttgtaatttttgggATGTCAACTAGGAGAGACAGGAGGGAAAGACAagacgaaaaaaaaaagagaaaaaataaatataaaaagcaCGTCTGATGCAAATTAGTTAACGCGCCAGCCGACGCTTACACTGCACGCGCACCCGGTTAGACACTGTTTGTGTAGTTAACGTGCAGAACTGCGGCTCTCTTCTTCACTTTCTCTCTCTTACGGGACCCACAAAAAATCAAGCTTTTAAAGGGCAATCTTGACCTTCTCTCTTCACTCTTCTCTCTTCCACATGACAAAAAAGACTATACAAACCATTGAAAATCCTCCTATTGTGGTTTCTCTTAGTGAGTGTACCTGAATCATATACCACGTGCAGCGCCATGCATTTCGAGAGAAGACAGGAGCCATTATCTCAACAAACCTAAAATCAGATTAAACAGCAATGGCAAATCAATTTACAGAGACAGTACCAAAAAAATGGCAATGAAAAGCACAATTAACTATTTTTCTTACGCTGCACATGGAGGCTGATGAGGGTCCCAACACCAGCCTGGTCTCTCTGTTGTTTCTCTAATCAAGGAAAGATAGAAACCAAAAAGGTCAAAATATCCACAAAACAGATTCCATTGATCGAAACTGAAGCATGTGctttatttcaactaaaagtctaagttgaTACTTCATGTGTGAGCCAGTTACTTTTGACCTGGCTCTGATATCAAATCGAAACATATTGGGCGGAGTCCAGTAAAGGACCAAGTCCATGATTAGGCAAATTGTTGGGGGAGACAGGTTAAgagccaagtccagcaccctgccTCTTAAATATGTGATAGCGgtctataaagaaataaagttgcgtcttccctactaactataacttttggcatagtggtaagTGTTTGACCCTAACACATGTACCCTTTTCgactaaaagtctaagttgatagttggattgcacatttatgtttatatattatatgctcaacaaacaGTCGGAATAATGAGTCTTTTAATAGAAGCCAGGGTTGCAGCTCAGATCATGATGATGATACAATATATATTCCAACAAACATTCTTACTTGTGAACTTCACTGTTGCCTTTGATCTGCTTTGTCATTTGCCATGTTATCCCAACTTCCTTGTGGGGTTCCAATCCAGGCTGCGAAACTTCTAACCCATGCTTCTTCACAAGTGTAATGTATCTGAAATTGGAAggcaaaagcaaaagaaaaagaaagatgagTTTGAGATAATGATGGTCAAGAACAGCTAGCCAGAGATGAAAAACCTCATGACtaatgttttcaaaagaaaaaaaacctcATGACTAATTATTATCACTTACTCCTCAGCATCAAACTGCTCAACTCCTAGATCTTCATCCcagatgaatatatattcatatggCGCAACAATGTCTGGATGCAGAAACCTTTTTGCATACCACCTTAAACGAAACGAATTTTTGCAATTCTAGTTGTTATGATATGATGAATCAAGAGAACAGCTTCGATCAATAATTTCATCCAACGAACAACTCGATCTTCTTACCATTTTGTCTGTTTATTAACACTCACATGAATGGCCTTCCTCGACCACTCAAACTCATCATCCCACTCAGATGTTCGGCCATCGTAATGAAACAGGATGATAGTAAAATTGTCTGAAAACTGCAGGATAACGAACAGGCTGTTAGACGAGGGAGAAGGTAGGGATCGGAGGCTGTTTCGTTGGTGCCTGTGAGATCTGCAGAAAATAGAAGACAACCTTTTTCATAGCAGCATCAATGTTCTTCTTCTGGTTATATCCTACAGTAAATGTTACCAGATACCTTGGCTTGCTAGTCAGGTCCTGCAGATACCACGTCAATAGCACAATATACTTATGCCCTTATACGccattttatatgtaattagtTAAAAgtaaacagttaatttaccaaacatttatctataaccagctaatactaTCAGCTGATTAAACCAACTAATacaatcaactatcagctaaacTAATTAACtttcagctatcagctaacaaccaattGACAAGCACTCCCTAGTCAAATCATTATCTTGTTTCTCTACACTATCATAAACAGAAAAGATTTAGGTTTTATATCATCTATCATTCATTTAGTTTGAGTGTAATAGCTCATTTTTGTATTTACCACAAGTCATCTTCCTTGCCTGCTGGCAAAAAGGTAAGTAACAGAATGGTTGTTATTTTAGCTCTCTTAGCCTCCCTCTTAGGTGCTAAAACTGTAAcaacttgttaggatcaaacacttaacactatgtcaaaagttataattgCTCATAACGAaagacacaattttattttcttatacagCCACAtagtgctagacttggcccttcaaccctctgcccaacaatcctcTAGTCAGGaccggttttttttttatttgcgtggcccCGTGCGGGTAAAtgagtgaggccctatcaaagtataaacaaactacgaattgaagaaaaattgcaaagagaaaaatgcaaaaaatctaattttgggccaatataatcccaaatacatatactaattaACTATTAGGTCAGGGCTGGACTAGGGCCCCCACAATTTTGGGGCCCCGTGCGgtcgcacatcttgcacgccctaaaatccggccatGCCTCTAGTCACCTTGAACAAATACTCATTGTTTATTACAATGGCACCCTTTTGACATGCCTCCCATTGTTAAATCACAAACTGGATTTCAAGAATTTCACCATTATCTAGCCCTAAGTTAAGAACATACACTCAACAATGCCTGCAATTCATAAATGTTAAGTAATTTTGAAAAGCCAATAAAGGCCTCATAGAACACTTACCTCACTGGGCTTTCCCCATAACCGTCGGGGATAGAAATCTGACTCAGAGACAACAATATCTTGTGGTAATCTTTCTGCTCCTCTCGGGTTTGATGGAACCCAAATCTGATCAACACATACAGAATATgaatttaatatttcttttcctttagtgtttggtaacatagttgaTAAGTTAATTTTGACTGATTATATTTGACGGGTGactactaagtatttgataaaatatttattgcattaatttattgGAACAATAAGTCAAAATCCGAAAAGCTAAAAAGAGTAAAGTTTTTAGTTAATTGGTtgaccttaattataaaattaccgTTTTACCCTTATCATCCCTAATTTTTATGTCTCTATTGTTATTGTTCATTTGTATTGTCCTTTTCTACTTTCTGTTTTcgtaacaacaataataatgcttttctttctttttcatttcacTCATCATTGTAATCCATAATAATAGTTGTAAAAGTAATTTGAGAGTTAACTTAGTGCAATATGTTGATGCCTTTGTACGTCactttacattcaatcagctaaaATTAAACagttatttatcaaacaccATTTTTTAACCAAGTAATACTATCAGCTAGTCAAACCATCTAACTCAATCAACTATCcgctaacttttttttttttttgaatactactgactctattacaatgcccCACCATTTGCTAAACGCCCCTATAATCTCAGACCTAAAGCACGCTCAATTCAGTATGTTCACAAGGCAATCCAGTATGTTCAGACTACCAGGCCAATTCAAGAAAGGGTAAACTAACTAACCTTTGTAAAATCCATAACATTTTGATTTTGAGCTTGATTTTCTGTAGAGTTGCAAATCTCCTCCTCAGTTGAAACCACATACTCTTGGGCTGGAATAGGACTTGTAATAATTTGCTGCCAAAATAGAGAGCACAAAATTTGTCATTTATGCATAATACTAAACCATGTAATACaaacccaatggggtagttcaagtggcaagtgagctctctttgtggggaagaatttcgggagaattcGGGTTTAATTCCCACAAGTGAGGATTCCCCCTGGACCcgctcctgtgcctctcggagcgatctcagagcgaacgtgggtggacccggaccgttaaacggacaaagaaagaccccgtgaatttaacaaaaaaaaaaccatgtaATACAGAAGAATTGAATCAAGAAGCTTGAGCAGGCCTACATACCTTATTTGATGTCAGTGATGGATATGACACTCCAAGGAAGAACCCAAAGGCGACTCCAATGATTATTGTGACAATAAACTTCTCCATTTCGTATTTCATTTTACCATTTCCACTATGGAACAAATGTAAGACCTTAGAAGACATATTAATGTCAAACATAGGCTGGAGAATCCTACCAGAGTTTAAAGTTCTTCATGTGGTTAAGAATGGTATCAGATTCTCTGATTCTGAGAAAAAGGTTTTTATAACAGCTGTGCACCATTCAGGCCATTCAAATATGTTTTTAGTTTTCAGTAAGGGATTAACTTCAAAACTAGCTGTGTGCATGGCAGGAAAACCTATATTATAAACCCATGGAAAGATCAAAGTTAGAAGAAAGGCAAATGAACAGAGAGAACTAGCTCTTATTCCCTTCATATAAAGGCCAAGTTGATAAGATCCATTCCTAATTTACTTTCagcatatttaaaatttcaaaaataaaataagctcAGGTTGTTGACTTGTAATCATAAGGTTACATATTCGGCTCTCTGGGAGtagcctattggccttcttggttcaACCCGACGACCTAAGCTATTTTACTTCCTTATAATCTTTTGCCGTCTAGGGTCACAAGACAAAGTTTACCTGGTGTACACCTTTGATTAGTGGCTGAGGTTTCCTCGTCatcaaaaaagaataaaaataaaataagtcgGGCAAAAATTGAAGTTAGAAGAAAGGCAAATGAACAGAGAGAACTAGCTCTTATTCCCTTCATATAATGGACAATTAAGTTGATGACATACATTCCTAATTTACTTTCAGCATACTTAaatctcaaaaataaaataagtatgACCCAGCCAACACTGTTGACTTGTAactacaaggttacaagttctgCTTTCAACGGGAGTAGcatattgaccttcttggtttgagctaggCAATCTAGGctaatttacctccttgtgatcctttgcagTTAAGGTCACAAGGCAAAtattggccttcttagtttgaaccgGACAATCTAGGCTGATTTTACCTCCTTGAGATCCTTTCTGGCTAAGATCATAAGGCGAAGTTCAACCGTGCACACCCTCCGATAGTGACTGGGTTTCCCtagtcacaaaaaaaaatccatctTGCATTAACAATGTTGCTGAAAATAAAGCATTGAAGCATATATCCAAACACATCAAATTAAATGCCAAAACTGATAATTCAGAAAACCAATTAGA encodes:
- the LOC116026647 gene encoding uncharacterized protein LOC116026647 isoform X2, giving the protein MKYEMEKFIVTIIIGVAFGFFLGVSYPSLTSNKQIITSPIPAQEYVVSTEEEICNSTENQAQNQNVMDFTKIWVPSNPRGAERLPQDIVVSESDFYPRRLWGKPSEDLTSKPRYLVTFTVGYNQKKNIDAAMKKFSDNFTIILFHYDGRTSEWDDEFEWSRKAIHVSVNKQTKWWYAKRFLHPDIVAPYEYIFIWDEDLGVEQFDAEEYITLVKKHGLEVSQPGLEPHKEVGITWQMTKQIKGNSEVHKETTERPGWCWDPHQPPCAAFVEIMAPVFSRNAWRCTWYMIQNDLVHGWGLDFALQRCIEPPAHEKIGVVDAQPIVHQGIPSLSGKNSENGKSKRLEPGPSESLRIHSPTMTLHSPALL
- the LOC116026647 gene encoding uncharacterized protein LOC116026647 isoform X3, giving the protein MKYEMEKFIVTIIIGVAFGFFLGVSYPSLTSNKQIITSPIPAQEYVVSTEEEICNSTENQAQNQNVMDFTKIWVPSNPRGAERLPQDIVVSESDFYPRRLWGKPSEDLTSKPRYLVTFTVGYNQKKNIDAAMKKFSDNFTIILFHYDGRTSEWDDEFEWSRKAIHVSVNKQTKWWYAKRFLHPDIVAPYEYIFIWDEDLGVEQFDAEEYITLVKKHGLEVSQPGLEPHKEVGITWQMTKQIKGNSEVHKETTERPGWCWDPHQPPCAAFVEIMAPVFSRNAWRCTWYMIQNDLVHGWGLDFALQRCIEPPAHEKIGVVDAQPIVHQGIPSLSGKNSENGKSKRLEVCNH
- the LOC116026647 gene encoding uncharacterized protein LOC116026647 isoform X4: MWFQLRRRFATLQKIKLKIKMLWILQRFGFHQTREEQKDYHKILLSLSQISIPDGYGESPVRSHRHQRNSLRSLPSPSSNSLFVILQFSDNFTIILFHYDGRTSEWDDEFEWSRKAIHVSVNKQTKWWYAKRFLHPDIVAPYEYIFIWDEDLGVEQFDAEEYITLVKKHGLEVSQPGLEPHKEVGITWQMTKQIKGNSEVHKETTERPGWCWDPHQPPCAAFVEIMAPVFSRNAWRCTWYMIQNDLVHGWGLDFALQRCIEPPAHEKIGVVDAQPIVHQGIPSLSGKNSENGKSKRLEVKQRSRREWQMFQERIGNAEKAYLKSIGV
- the LOC116026647 gene encoding uncharacterized protein LOC116026647 isoform X1, with product MKYEMEKFIVTIIIGVAFGFFLGVSYPSLTSNKQIITSPIPAQEYVVSTEEEICNSTENQAQNQNVMDFTKIWVPSNPRGAERLPQDIVVSESDFYPRRLWGKPSEDLTSKPRYLVTFTVGYNQKKNIDAAMKKFSDNFTIILFHYDGRTSEWDDEFEWSRKAIHVSVNKQTKWWYAKRFLHPDIVAPYEYIFIWDEDLGVEQFDAEEYITLVKKHGLEVSQPGLEPHKEVGITWQMTKQIKGNSEVHKETTERPGWCWDPHQPPCAAFVEIMAPVFSRNAWRCTWYMIQNDLVHGWGLDFALQRCIEPPAHEKIGVVDAQPIVHQGIPSLSGKNSENGKSKRLEVKQRSRREWQMFQERIGNAEKAYLKSIGV